A section of the Metabacillus endolithicus genome encodes:
- a CDS encoding glycosyltransferase family 4 protein — MMKSDRTILILTPEFEEHLVGGLGRHVNDFVEEGIKHNLTFIILTPSKSNKESYLKKENIHIFHLLPWKQNSSDLFDFIRNINFRFSQFVLQELHIPFDLIHVHDWMFSASSCQIKEELHKPLITTIHSTEHERKQFNNGKELPKITKYEEQLIEASDQLIVCSSYMKNIIENRAVKQEIQIEVIPNGVIVENYQKMLESSQALQKFSFIDSSFLFAMGRLVKEKGFHLLLEAFSIIHKEYSELNLVIAGEGPYEEHLKQMATILEIKSNVFFTGFVKDEERNTLLSNCQALIVPSLYEPFGIVALEGMVLHKPIISFQVGGLEEVLLHDRGMLTAQINSKSLAETILFILSHPKQADEIAHTGYFAIIKEYQWSILIKKLISIYKKPEFLQYL, encoded by the coding sequence ATGATGAAGAGTGATCGTACAATTTTAATTTTAACACCTGAATTTGAAGAACATCTAGTTGGGGGACTTGGCAGGCATGTAAATGATTTCGTGGAGGAAGGGATTAAACATAATCTTACATTTATTATTTTAACGCCTTCCAAAAGTAATAAAGAAAGTTATTTAAAGAAAGAGAATATCCACATCTTTCACTTACTGCCATGGAAACAAAACTCGTCAGATTTGTTTGATTTTATTCGAAACATTAATTTTCGGTTTAGTCAATTTGTTCTTCAGGAGCTGCACATTCCATTTGATCTCATTCACGTACATGATTGGATGTTTTCAGCATCATCCTGTCAAATTAAGGAGGAATTACATAAACCATTAATTACGACCATTCATTCTACAGAACATGAAAGAAAACAATTTAATAATGGAAAAGAGCTTCCCAAAATAACCAAATATGAGGAACAGCTTATTGAAGCTTCAGATCAGCTAATCGTTTGCAGTTCTTATATGAAAAATATAATAGAAAACAGAGCAGTAAAACAAGAAATTCAAATAGAGGTAATACCAAATGGTGTTATCGTCGAAAACTATCAAAAAATGCTAGAGTCTTCACAAGCACTACAAAAGTTTTCTTTTATAGATTCTTCTTTTTTGTTTGCGATGGGAAGATTAGTAAAAGAAAAAGGATTTCACCTTCTCCTTGAGGCCTTCTCGATCATACATAAAGAGTATTCTGAATTAAATCTCGTTATAGCTGGTGAAGGACCTTATGAAGAACATTTAAAACAAATGGCAACAATTCTTGAAATCAAGAGCAACGTTTTTTTTACAGGTTTTGTGAAAGATGAGGAACGTAATACATTACTTAGCAATTGCCAAGCACTTATAGTACCGAGCTTATATGAGCCATTTGGGATCGTTGCTTTAGAAGGAATGGTATTGCATAAACCAATCATCTCATTTCAAGTTGGAGGCCTAGAAGAAGTGTTGTTACATGACCGTGGCATGTTAACTGCACAAATCAACAGCAAAAGTTTAGCAGAAACGATACTTTTTATTCTCTCACACCCTAAGCAGGCCGATGAGATTGCTCATACTGGGTATTTTGCTATTATAAAGGAGTATCAGTGGTCAATTCTTATAAAAAAGTTAATTTCTATCTATAAAAAGCCTGAATTTCTACAATATCTTTAA
- a CDS encoding L-lactate dehydrogenase, whose product MAVHVNRVVLIGTGLVGSSYAFAMLNQGVSEELVLIDLNKEKSEGDVMDLNHGLAFAPSSTRIWFGDYEDCKDADIVVLCAGANQKPGETRLDLVDKNLKIFKNIVKNVMDNEFNGIFIVATNPVDILSYAVWKYSGLPQSQVIGSGTILDTARFRYLLAEHFDVDTRNVHAYIIGEHGDTELPVWSHADIGGMPILDTVTDQEVLDHLFVSVRDAAYQIIERKGATYYGIAMGLVRLTKAIIHNENSILTVSCFLNGEYGEKDVYIGVPAIVNSKGIKKVLELKLNEKETKQLKHSVSVLKETMYPFFKG is encoded by the coding sequence ATGGCTGTGCATGTTAATCGTGTTGTTCTTATTGGCACTGGTTTAGTTGGATCTAGTTATGCCTTTGCGATGCTAAATCAAGGAGTTTCAGAGGAGCTTGTTTTAATTGATTTAAATAAGGAGAAGTCAGAAGGAGATGTGATGGACCTTAACCATGGTCTTGCGTTTGCTCCAAGTTCAACACGTATTTGGTTTGGGGATTATGAGGATTGTAAAGATGCTGACATTGTTGTTTTATGTGCTGGTGCAAACCAAAAGCCGGGCGAAACCAGATTGGATTTAGTTGATAAGAATTTGAAAATCTTTAAAAACATTGTAAAAAACGTTATGGACAATGAGTTTAACGGTATTTTTATTGTAGCGACAAATCCAGTTGATATTTTATCATATGCTGTTTGGAAATACTCGGGTCTGCCTCAGAGTCAGGTAATTGGATCAGGGACAATTCTTGACACAGCTAGGTTTAGATATTTATTGGCCGAACACTTTGATGTGGACACCCGTAATGTGCATGCCTATATTATTGGTGAACATGGAGATACAGAGCTTCCTGTATGGAGTCATGCAGATATAGGAGGTATGCCGATCTTAGATACGGTAACAGACCAAGAGGTCCTTGATCACCTCTTTGTTAGTGTAAGGGATGCGGCTTATCAAATTATTGAACGTAAAGGTGCTACCTATTATGGAATAGCAATGGGGCTTGTTCGATTAACAAAAGCCATTATTCATAATGAAAATTCTATTTTAACCGTTTCTTGTTTCTTGAATGGAGAATACGGAGAAAAAGATGTTTACATAGGTGTACCAGCAATTGTAAACAGTAAAGGAATTAAAAAGGTTTTGGAATTAAAGCTTAATGAAAAAGAAACGAAACAATTAAAACACTCAGTTAGTGTATTAAAGGAAACAATGTACCCTTTTTTTAAAGGATAA
- a CDS encoding PstS family phosphate ABC transporter substrate-binding protein codes for MKSFKNLALLIVMGILVVFAAACGGGETAEETNTGNGEATEEEATLEGSVVIDGSGTVYPFMARMAENYMGENEEVSVEVSRAGTSAGFEKFLVAENGTDFNDASRHIKDEETAKAEELGIEVKEFQVALDGLTFVINKENDWATEMTQEEVVKIFLAEGGVTKWSDINPEWPAEEIKPMGPNENHGTNEFMFETIMEEKDFVDSVNLQQEYSTLVDLVSKDKNAIAFFGYGYYDSNKDKLSAVNVDFGNGPVAPSLDTIGLDDEAGYKPFTRPVFTYLNVDMAKEKPQVLDYAIYTMENAQDVAAETGFAPLKDEVIQESISFLEGLK; via the coding sequence ATGAAAAGCTTTAAAAACCTAGCATTACTTATCGTAATGGGAATTTTAGTTGTTTTCGCAGCTGCTTGTGGTGGCGGAGAAACTGCAGAAGAAACGAACACTGGTAACGGAGAAGCTACTGAAGAAGAAGCAACTTTAGAAGGTAGCGTTGTAATTGATGGTTCTGGTACTGTATATCCTTTCATGGCAAGAATGGCTGAAAACTATATGGGTGAAAATGAAGAAGTTTCTGTTGAAGTAAGTCGTGCGGGTACTTCTGCTGGTTTTGAAAAGTTTCTTGTAGCTGAAAACGGAACTGATTTCAATGATGCATCTCGTCATATTAAAGATGAAGAAACAGCTAAAGCTGAAGAGCTTGGTATTGAAGTTAAAGAATTCCAAGTTGCTCTTGATGGTTTAACTTTTGTTATCAATAAAGAAAATGATTGGGCAACTGAAATGACTCAAGAAGAAGTTGTTAAAATCTTCCTTGCTGAAGGTGGAGTAACAAAATGGTCTGATATTAATCCAGAATGGCCAGCTGAAGAAATCAAGCCTATGGGTCCTAACGAAAACCATGGTACTAACGAGTTCATGTTTGAAACGATCATGGAAGAAAAAGATTTCGTTGATAGTGTAAACCTACAACAAGAATATTCTACTCTTGTAGATCTTGTTTCAAAAGATAAAAATGCAATTGCATTCTTTGGATATGGATACTACGATAGCAATAAAGATAAATTAAGCGCAGTTAATGTTGACTTTGGTAATGGTCCAGTTGCCCCAAGTTTAGATACAATTGGTTTAGATGATGAAGCTGGGTACAAACCATTTACTCGTCCAGTATTCACATACTTAAACGTTGATATGGCAAAAGAAAAGCCACAAGTTCTTGATTATGCAATCTACACTATGGAAAATGCTCAAGATGTAGCTGCTGAAACTGGTTTTGCTCCATTAAAAGATGAAGTAATTCAAGAATCAATCAGCTTCTTAGAAGGATTAAAATAA
- the pstA gene encoding phosphate ABC transporter permease PstA, whose protein sequence is MKYVDVEQVQKKMGSRLFANNLANVVFLLATLFGLVVLLTLIYRVYSDSIGWIDFQFITNKLSTDAERAGIMGAIMGTLWLMVVVAPVTMFLGVGTAIYLEEYAKNGKLKSIIQTNISNLAGVPSVVFGILGLTVFVRSFGLGNIVLAGGLTMSLLVLPIVVVASQEAIRAVPQYLREASYGMGATKWQTIKNIVLPAAIPGVLTGLILSLSRAIGETAPLVVIGIPALLIPLPDGIFDKFTILPMQIYYWTVDSALVAEYANLAAATIVILLIVLFLMNSIAIIIRNKFQNRF, encoded by the coding sequence ATGAAATATGTAGATGTTGAACAGGTACAGAAAAAAATGGGATCGCGATTGTTTGCAAATAACCTTGCGAACGTTGTTTTTCTATTAGCTACTCTATTTGGATTAGTCGTATTATTAACATTAATCTATCGAGTATATTCAGATAGTATTGGATGGATTGACTTTCAATTTATTACGAATAAACTTTCAACAGATGCAGAACGAGCGGGTATTATGGGTGCGATCATGGGTACTTTATGGTTAATGGTCGTTGTTGCACCTGTTACAATGTTTTTAGGAGTCGGTACTGCAATCTACCTAGAGGAATATGCAAAAAACGGGAAATTAAAATCTATTATTCAAACTAATATTTCTAACTTAGCTGGTGTCCCATCGGTTGTATTCGGTATATTAGGATTGACTGTATTTGTACGAAGCTTTGGATTAGGCAATATTGTTCTTGCTGGTGGTCTAACAATGTCTTTATTAGTACTTCCAATTGTTGTTGTTGCAAGTCAGGAAGCGATTCGTGCTGTTCCACAATACCTTAGAGAAGCTTCTTATGGAATGGGAGCTACTAAATGGCAAACAATAAAAAATATCGTTTTACCGGCAGCCATTCCAGGGGTGTTAACTGGTCTAATACTTTCTCTCTCCAGAGCAATAGGTGAAACAGCACCTCTAGTTGTTATAGGTATTCCGGCTTTGTTAATTCCACTTCCAGATGGAATTTTTGATAAATTTACGATTTTACCTATGCAAATTTATTATTGGACTGTTGACTCTGCACTTGTTGCTGAATATGCAAACCTTGCTGCAGCTACAATCGTTATACTCTTAATCGTATTATTCTTAATGAATTCAATTGCAATCATTATTAGAAATAAGTTTCAAAATAGATTTTAA
- the pstC gene encoding phosphate ABC transporter permease subunit PstC codes for MIEKKRSTTNLTSVTEKFMPKFLLAIATISILTTIGIVVTLLTETINFFRDVSFLDFYTGTILKPLGDDAVFGVLPLLLGTLYSTVIAMIVAIPVGLMAAVFLSEYASDKVRRVLKPILEILAGIPTIVYGFFAYTFVTPLLRSFIPALEPTNILSPGIVMGIMIIPMVASLSEDAMSSVPNTMREGALALGSTKLEVTWKVVIPAAISGIIASFVLGISRAIGETMIVAIASGSNKDFTFDLTQSMQTMTAYIVEVTGGEAPAGSTIYYSLYAVAMTLFVFTLIMNLVAQYISRKYREEY; via the coding sequence ATGATTGAAAAAAAGAGAAGCACGACAAATTTAACTTCAGTCACAGAAAAGTTCATGCCTAAATTTTTATTAGCAATTGCAACAATATCAATACTGACAACTATTGGTATAGTTGTTACTCTATTAACTGAAACAATTAACTTTTTTAGAGATGTATCATTTTTAGACTTTTATACAGGAACAATTTTAAAACCATTAGGTGATGATGCAGTATTTGGTGTACTTCCATTATTATTGGGAACTCTTTATTCAACAGTTATTGCCATGATAGTGGCTATTCCAGTTGGTTTAATGGCAGCTGTATTCTTGAGTGAATACGCTTCAGATAAAGTGCGAAGAGTTTTAAAGCCTATATTAGAAATTCTTGCAGGTATTCCTACGATCGTATATGGGTTTTTTGCTTACACCTTTGTAACACCCTTATTAAGATCATTTATACCGGCTCTAGAACCAACAAATATTTTAAGCCCTGGTATAGTGATGGGTATTATGATCATTCCAATGGTAGCTTCACTCTCTGAAGATGCAATGAGTTCTGTACCAAACACAATGAGAGAAGGTGCTCTTGCCCTTGGTTCGACAAAACTTGAGGTAACTTGGAAAGTTGTCATTCCAGCTGCTATATCTGGTATAATTGCTTCGTTTGTATTAGGAATTTCTCGTGCGATTGGTGAAACTATGATCGTCGCAATTGCAAGTGGAAGTAACAAGGACTTTACCTTTGATCTAACACAATCCATGCAGACAATGACTGCTTATATCGTTGAAGTAACTGGTGGGGAAGCTCCTGCAGGTTCAACTATTTATTACAGTTTATACGCTGTTGCTATGACATTATTTGTTTTTACTCTTATAATGAACCTAGTTGCTCAGTATATTTCTCGTAAATATAGGGAGGAATATTAA
- a CDS encoding DUF92 domain-containing protein has product MRSLSISGMIGAFLVGSAIFLGFAWKGLFLLGCFFVSSSLLSKVKSKQKSFLQDILSKGDQRDIMQVAANGGLPAIIAVVYYFQGTNDTLYITLFCLSLAAANSDTWASEIGTLSKGRPRMLFSLKKVERGTSGAVSLLGSFAGLVGSFFISIMSGFLFSLSILDVLVMTLFGFLGNIFDTVLGQTVQIKYKCKVCQKVTEKRIHCSNIGRKSNSYAFMNNDAVNFTAIVLTTCLAFLIFT; this is encoded by the coding sequence ATGAGGTCACTGTCGATAAGCGGAATGATTGGTGCTTTTTTGGTAGGATCAGCTATTTTTTTAGGATTTGCTTGGAAAGGTTTATTTTTATTGGGTTGTTTCTTTGTAAGTTCAAGCCTGTTAAGTAAGGTTAAATCGAAGCAAAAATCTTTTTTACAGGATATCCTTTCTAAAGGAGATCAAAGAGATATCATGCAGGTGGCAGCTAATGGAGGCTTACCAGCAATTATTGCAGTTGTTTATTATTTCCAAGGTACAAACGATACACTGTACATCACATTGTTTTGCCTTTCATTAGCGGCTGCAAATTCAGATACATGGGCTTCGGAAATAGGTACACTAAGTAAAGGACGTCCAAGGATGTTGTTTTCTCTAAAAAAAGTGGAGAGGGGTACATCTGGTGCTGTTTCTCTGCTAGGCTCTTTTGCTGGATTGGTTGGGTCATTCTTTATTAGTATCATGTCAGGTTTCTTATTTTCTTTATCTATACTAGACGTTTTAGTAATGACACTGTTTGGTTTCCTTGGAAATATTTTTGACACTGTTCTAGGGCAAACTGTCCAAATAAAATACAAGTGTAAAGTTTGTCAAAAGGTAACTGAAAAAAGAATTCATTGTTCGAATATCGGGAGAAAATCTAATTCTTATGCTTTTATGAACAATGATGCAGTTAATTTTACAGCAATTGTATTGACGACGTGTCTAGCTTTTCTAATTTTCACTTAA
- a CDS encoding DUF456 domain-containing protein, which translates to MQIIYWSVISLLFVVSFIGLIYPIIPSVLFIVAGFLLYGWFFEFTELTWLFWIIQGFFIALLFGADYLANLLGVKKFGGSKAAIWGSTIGLLVGPFIVPFIGVIIGPFIGAVIAELLFHKKEFKLAVKSGVGSLLGFISGVFAKGFIQLSMIAYFLFQVLR; encoded by the coding sequence ATGCAAATAATCTATTGGTCCGTTATTAGTTTATTGTTTGTTGTTTCCTTTATTGGACTTATCTATCCAATTATTCCAAGTGTTCTTTTTATTGTTGCTGGATTTTTACTATATGGATGGTTTTTTGAATTTACTGAACTAACATGGTTATTTTGGATTATACAGGGATTCTTTATTGCTTTACTATTCGGAGCAGATTATTTAGCAAATCTGTTAGGGGTAAAAAAATTTGGCGGTAGTAAAGCAGCTATTTGGGGAAGTACGATTGGTCTTTTAGTTGGACCTTTTATTGTTCCGTTTATCGGTGTAATAATAGGGCCATTTATAGGTGCTGTAATTGCAGAGTTATTATTTCATAAGAAGGAATTTAAATTAGCTGTAAAATCAGGTGTTGGTTCTCTATTAGGATTTATTTCAGGAGTGTTTGCAAAAGGATTCATTCAATTAAGTATGATAGCGTATTTTCTTTTTCAGGTTTTAAGATAG
- a CDS encoding MFS transporter: MSKMKKIIGDVDVSKDLILLLVIGGLYSLSIALSNTFVNVYLWKQSGKFIDLAIYNLSIVVMQPLTFIFAGRLAKKVDRVIVLRLGVIFLAVFFLSVLMIGGSAAKFLILLGGTLGIGYGFYWLAFNVLTFEITEPETRDFFNGFLGVMNSTAGMVGPIVAGFVISRLKNFTGYTTIFTISLLLFSGAVVLSFFLKRRKAEGDFILRRIFHERKNNKNWQHITRAHFFQGLREGTFAFVIGVFVFITTGSELALGTFGLVNSGVAFIGYYLASRVIKKNKRKRFILIGGTLLYFSIYLILFDLTYQKLLIYAVLIAIGYPMLLVPYMSLTFDVIGKAWSAAKARIEYIVVKEIFLNAGRIVSILGFIIAISFFDEKQSIPFLLAIIGAGHFVIYFFVKNVQLEESEESLEQTSRKPVLKNNLVDGDNSG; the protein is encoded by the coding sequence ATGTCAAAAATGAAAAAGATTATCGGTGATGTAGATGTAAGTAAGGATTTGATTTTATTATTAGTAATAGGAGGATTATATTCCCTAAGTATTGCACTTTCTAATACATTTGTGAACGTATACTTATGGAAACAATCCGGAAAGTTTATTGATTTAGCAATTTACAACTTATCAATTGTAGTGATGCAGCCTTTAACCTTTATTTTTGCAGGAAGGCTAGCTAAAAAAGTAGATCGTGTAATCGTATTAAGGCTAGGTGTAATTTTTTTAGCTGTTTTTTTCTTAAGTGTCCTTATGATTGGAGGATCTGCTGCTAAATTTCTTATCCTACTAGGCGGTACTTTAGGGATTGGTTATGGTTTCTACTGGCTTGCATTTAACGTTTTAACATTTGAGATTACTGAACCTGAAACAAGAGATTTCTTTAATGGATTTTTAGGTGTGATGAACTCAACAGCAGGAATGGTTGGTCCTATAGTGGCCGGTTTTGTCATCTCCAGGCTAAAAAACTTTACTGGTTATACGACAATCTTTACAATTTCTCTCTTATTATTCTCAGGCGCTGTAGTACTGAGCTTTTTTTTAAAGAGAAGAAAAGCCGAAGGAGATTTTATATTAAGACGAATTTTTCATGAAAGAAAGAATAATAAAAATTGGCAACATATTACAAGAGCGCATTTTTTTCAAGGATTAAGGGAAGGAACATTTGCTTTTGTCATTGGTGTTTTCGTCTTTATTACAACAGGCAGTGAATTAGCGTTAGGGACTTTCGGTTTAGTCAATTCAGGTGTAGCTTTTATAGGTTATTATCTTGCATCACGGGTGATAAAGAAAAATAAGCGTAAGCGTTTCATTTTAATAGGTGGAACTTTACTATATTTCTCAATTTATTTAATTTTGTTTGATTTGACTTATCAAAAGCTACTTATATATGCTGTACTCATTGCTATAGGGTATCCGATGTTACTCGTTCCGTATATGTCATTAACATTTGATGTGATTGGAAAGGCGTGGAGTGCTGCAAAAGCAAGAATAGAGTACATTGTAGTAAAAGAGATTTTTCTAAACGCAGGAAGAATTGTGTCAATACTAGGGTTTATCATTGCTATTTCTTTCTTTGATGAAAAACAAAGTATTCCGTTTTTACTTGCCATTATTGGAGCGGGGCACTTCGTTATATACTTTTTTGTAAAAAATGTTCAACTAGAAGAAAGCGAAGAAAGTTTAGAGCAAACTAGTCGAAAACCAGTTTTAAAAAACAATCTTGTTGATGGTGACAATAGTGGGTAA
- the pstB gene encoding phosphate ABC transporter ATP-binding protein PstB gives MAVLSDSEKKNVTTIERSEKSVDKKSVVYDTKDLNLWYGGDHALKNINLSIHQNEVTAIIGPSGCGKSTFIKTLNRMVELIPVVRISGDIRYREKSILDKSYKVEDLRTRVGMVFQKPNPFPKSIYDNIAYGPRIHGIKDKRILDEIVERSLRGAAIWSEVKDRLKENAYGLSGGQQQRLCIARCLAIEPDVILMDEPTSALDPISTLKVEELIQDLKKDYSIIIVTHNMQQAARISDKTAFFLNGEVVEFDATDKIFSNPVDKRTEDYITGRFG, from the coding sequence ATGGCAGTTTTATCTGATAGTGAAAAGAAAAATGTAACGACTATTGAAAGATCAGAGAAGTCAGTGGATAAAAAGAGCGTTGTATATGATACAAAAGATTTAAATTTATGGTACGGCGGAGATCATGCATTAAAGAACATTAACCTTTCTATACATCAAAATGAAGTAACTGCAATCATTGGACCTTCTGGTTGTGGGAAATCGACATTTATTAAAACATTAAACAGAATGGTTGAATTAATACCTGTTGTTCGCATATCAGGAGATATCAGATATAGAGAAAAAAGTATCCTTGATAAGAGTTATAAGGTTGAAGATTTAAGAACAAGAGTTGGTATGGTTTTCCAAAAGCCTAATCCATTCCCTAAATCAATTTATGATAACATCGCTTACGGACCTAGAATTCACGGTATAAAAGATAAACGTATTTTAGATGAAATTGTTGAGAGAAGTTTACGTGGGGCTGCGATTTGGTCTGAAGTTAAGGATCGATTAAAAGAAAATGCATATGGTCTTTCTGGAGGACAGCAACAGCGTTTGTGTATTGCTCGCTGCTTAGCAATTGAGCCTGATGTTATCTTAATGGATGAACCAACTTCAGCGCTTGATCCGATATCAACTCTTAAGGTAGAGGAATTAATTCAAGATTTAAAGAAAGATTATAGCATTATCATAGTAACTCACAACATGCAACAAGCTGCTCGTATTTCAGATAAAACAGCGTTCTTCTTAAACGGAGAAGTTGTAGAATTTGATGCGACGGATAAAATCTTTTCAAATCCTGTTGATAAGAGAACTGAGGATTATATTACAGGTAGATTCGGTTAA
- a CDS encoding 5-formyltetrahydrofolate cyclo-ligase encodes MRSVTLKQLTELSDKEYQQLSKEIHKHLFSFSKWNKANTVAVTVSRGREVDTFPIIKQAWTEKKTVVVPKCDPGTNTMEFRSITSFDQLEKVFYGLKEPILSETSAVKNSVIDLILVPGICFDKNGYRIGYGGGYYDRYLVDYKNDTVSLAFSFQVTDEVPREAHDVPVSTLITEQGVMK; translated from the coding sequence ATGAGAAGCGTTACGCTAAAACAACTTACCGAACTCAGTGATAAAGAATACCAACAGCTTTCAAAAGAAATACATAAGCATTTATTTTCTTTCTCAAAATGGAATAAGGCAAATACAGTAGCTGTTACAGTTTCTAGAGGCAGAGAAGTTGATACTTTTCCGATTATAAAACAAGCGTGGACTGAAAAGAAAACAGTCGTTGTTCCAAAATGCGATCCAGGTACCAATACGATGGAATTTAGAAGCATTACCTCTTTTGATCAGCTTGAGAAGGTCTTTTACGGATTAAAAGAACCCATCTTGTCAGAAACATCTGCTGTAAAAAACTCTGTAATTGATCTTATCCTTGTCCCAGGTATTTGTTTTGATAAAAATGGTTATCGAATAGGCTATGGTGGGGGATATTATGATCGATATCTTGTGGATTATAAAAATGATACTGTTTCATTAGCTTTTTCTTTTCAAGTAACTGACGAAGTACCTAGAGAAGCCCATGATGTTCCTGTATCCACCCTTATTACTGAGCAAGGAGTTATGAAGTAA
- the phoU gene encoding phosphate signaling complex protein PhoU: MSIRERFEIDLKNLRDKLIEIGSVTEIALNKSIDALEKQNIDEALQIIEDDYRVDDLDEEINDLAILLIAKQQPVATDLRRVIVAIKISSDIERMADFAVNIAKSTIRIGDEPLVKPIKHIRKMHEIATKMLSLSIKAFNEEDLVLAKEVADMDDQVDELYGETIRDILDLMSSKKDSYQQLTQLMFICRYIERTADHATNISESIMYLIKGQRYDLNS; the protein is encoded by the coding sequence ATGAGTATAAGAGAAAGATTCGAGATCGATTTAAAAAACTTAAGAGATAAATTAATTGAAATAGGAAGTGTTACTGAAATTGCACTTAACAAGTCAATTGATGCATTAGAAAAACAAAATATTGATGAAGCTCTTCAAATTATTGAGGATGATTATAGAGTGGACGACCTTGATGAAGAAATTAACGATTTAGCGATACTTTTAATTGCTAAACAACAGCCTGTTGCAACAGATTTACGAAGAGTTATTGTTGCAATTAAAATTTCAAGTGATATTGAAAGAATGGCTGATTTTGCAGTAAATATAGCTAAGTCAACAATTAGAATCGGCGATGAACCTCTTGTTAAACCAATTAAACATATTAGAAAGATGCACGAAATTGCTACAAAAATGCTCTCGTTATCGATAAAGGCTTTTAATGAAGAAGACCTTGTATTAGCAAAAGAAGTGGCTGATATGGACGACCAGGTTGATGAATTATATGGAGAAACAATTCGAGATATATTAGATCTCATGTCATCTAAAAAAGATAGCTATCAGCAACTTACTCAGCTTATGTTCATTTGTCGCTATATTGAAAGAACAGCAGATCATGCAACAAATATTTCTGAGAGTATTATGTACTTGATTAAAGGACAGAGATACGATTTGAATTCATAA
- the rpmG gene encoding 50S ribosomal protein L33 yields MRVNITLACTDCGERNYISKKNKRNNPDRLELKKYCSREKKMTVHRETK; encoded by the coding sequence ATGCGTGTGAATATTACATTAGCTTGCACTGATTGTGGCGAACGTAACTATATTTCTAAAAAGAATAAACGTAATAATCCAGATCGTCTTGAGCTTAAGAAATATTGTTCAAGAGAGAAAAAAATGACAGTACACCGTGAAACAAAGTAA